The sequence CGTCGGCCCGCTCGACGGTGTCCTCCCGCACCCGGATCCACGGGTTGCGGTAGACCTCCCGGCTGCCCGTCGTCCGCATGGTGGCGAGCCTGGCACAGGCGTGGACCATGGACGGTGATGACCGAGCGAAAGCCGCCGGGGGTCTCCTTCGAGACCTGGGTGGACACCCAGATCGCGCGAGCCCGGGAGCGCGGTGACTTCGACCGCCTCAGCGGCGCGGGCAAGCCGATCGCCGACCTGCACCGGGAGATGACCGCCTACGACTGGGCGGTCGCCAAGGCTCGCCGCGAGGGCATCGAGACCGCGGAGATGCTGCCGCCGGGCCTCGCGCTGCGCCGCGAGCGGGACGTGCTGCCCGAACGCGCGGCGCGGCTGGACAGCGAGGTGGCCGTCCGGGCGCT is a genomic window of Blastococcus sp. HT6-30 containing:
- a CDS encoding DUF1992 domain-containing protein — encoded protein: MTERKPPGVSFETWVDTQIARARERGDFDRLSGAGKPIADLHREMTAYDWAVAKARREGIETAEMLPPGLALRRERDVLPERAARLDSEVAVRALAEDYNARVEAFWRTPQPSRWAPVPGLADVEALVAGWLAARPPEPPPAPPVAEVGRRRPWWRRLPRRT